TCCTGACGTTTTGATACAAAGCGAAAGCAGCGGTTTAATAGTACATTAACCATTGACACTGGTCGCACTGGCTTGAAAATACGTTGATGCCAGCCAAGCAGCCTGTTTGATGAAGGCAGAGCGCATTTAGctacttttttaaatatatatatatatatatatatataaagaaacaAAGTAAAGCTATTGTGTACAGTACTTAACAACATTAGGTACATTGCTGTTACAATGAATACACATCTGGAAAAGCAAATTGGATATATCATAATGCCGCACTTTGAAATAGATCAAATCctttaatttaaaaaagaaatatAAAAGCCAAATAGATGATGGCATTCATTCCCCGTGCTCACCTCTTCTTCCCTTTCTTATAGGCTATTCCAGCATGCAGCCACAGCATCAAGTGCCATCTTTTTAGTATATCAAATCATTTAAAAGGGTCCTATAAGTGAACAGCGTAGCTACAGGTCGACACCTCAAAAACAAAGACCAATAAAGAAGCGTTTCAATGAAACAGCGACAACAAAGATGGAACGTCCATCGCCGCGTAAAACTAGGCTGCTGTCTGGCCTCGGGACCCAAACACCGGCGTAGTTATTTTTATATGTCCCAATCTATTATACACATTCAAGATAAAAGAAGCTTTAGTACCAACCCACCAAAATGGCGTTTATTTTGTTCAAGATTCATGCTGAAGCAGATACAAGAACCATGTGGTGTTTGACTCACGAGTCAGAGACCCGGATTTGGTTTTGATGAAAGGTAATTTACTGTGTGTTTTTAGGCTGTAATTTGGAACAACTATGTACAGATCGAAACGCAAGTTTACAAAAGCCTGGCTTTCCGTGTGTTTACCTGACAGCAGTGTAGCAGATCACCGTGCGCCAGAGGAGTACTTTGCCTTAGTGATGAGGTATAGGACTATGTCTTGGTGTCCTCCAAAAGCGGCAATGTGTAAGGCACTCCACCCTTCCCTGTTCGCCAATCGAATATCGGCTCCGAATTTCACCAGCAGTTTTACAAGTTCGAGATTCCCGTCGATGACTGACTGATGCAACGCCGTCTGTCCTTCGGGCCCGAAGGAGTTGACATTGAATTCGCAGTTTGTCATGTTCTGGAGCAACGAGTGGAGTTCCTTTGTGTTGCCTTGCTTCACCGCCTCTTGGAATACGATCTGAGGCGCTGAGCAAGTTGATACATCCCCCTGACTCATTGTGAAACCGGGATAGGTATAGCTCCTGTGTCGTTCTATGTGATAATCACTGTATTGGTCTCTGGTGTGGGAATAGTGCCCAGATACTGGATTACTACCAGTTATGaggctctttaaaaaaaagtaaaaatcgTATGCTATAGATAAGATAATACGAACACAATATATCCCAAACAGGACATAGACAAAATAACACACTTGGTGTGCAAAAGGTTGTCAATGGTTGCGAAATCCAAAATCCCGTCGCAGTGTGTAGCCTAGTCTCCTCTTGCCTTCGTTTCCCTCCCTCGTAATAGCAGCACCAGGTAGTATAGGCTATATTGCAGAGATGGAACAGAGCGACAGTTGAAACCTTTCTTCTGTTGGTATACTGGAAGAACAGCCACGGTATCAGTATCTCCAAACGCGGTGAATTTACCCTGCAGGATCCTGGAGTCGCGGCAGTTCGTATGGCAAGGGTAGCTGTGGGAGACAGGTACGATCCACATAAGTACACTGATCAGGGCTATATACTCCCTAACGTTTACATTCCAACATTGACATCAAAAACACGTTTTATGCACACTTTACACATAAGGTTCAGATACAAAATCCAATAATTGATGTTGTAGATGAAATATAATATATTTCGGTACTTGCCTGTGAGAATTGGACGGATCCTGGCGGCGACGTAGTATGAAATTCCCCGCGTGCCCCGTGTTGCGTGTACTTCGTGCGGTCCCAGTGAGTCTCTGCTCCACAGTGCGCACGATGGGGATATTTTACGCGTCGTTTATTTGCATAACAATGGTACACAATAGAATCAACTCTTGTGAAATGTGCGGAAACCGAGGGAGGTAATAGGCTACTGGGTCCGTTTGGGGAGGGTCTAGAAGCGGTGAAACCGTAGAGCAAGGCGTGGTCTCTTGGAACCAAATGTCCCGTAGAAATAAAATCAAGCGGAATCTAGAAAAttgtctctcttttctttttactCACTCAAGAGAGAAACGCACTCACAAGAGAGACGTGACTCAAACGGGGAGTATGGTGTTGACATCGTGAAAAAATGCGGAGAAACAAAATGCAGAGAAAAGCAATATAATGCTGTAGTTGTTGAGCAGCAGATCGAAAGTATAACCCGGAGTAGGCTCTTGCGCATGGAGTAATAATACACGTTCCAAAAACGTATTATTATCGATGAACGACTAGTTAAACCACAGACGATCCGATTAAAAAAATGTCAAAAGCAGAAGTACTACTGAACTGTGAAGGACCTGTTACGCGTCGCCTCTTTGATGTTTTGTCGTTGTGTTAATTCAGGCTCACGTTTTAAAAGTTACGAACTAGCGACGCCGAGGTGTAGTTTGCTACTGTGTCAAAACGACACCTTACTTTCTCTGAAACacttgacaacaacaaaaaacagcaaAAGTCGTAAGGGATTGTCACGGATGGTTTATACAATCAAATGT
The DNA window shown above is from Oncorhynchus tshawytscha isolate Ot180627B linkage group LG20, Otsh_v2.0, whole genome shotgun sequence and carries:
- the nrarpa gene encoding notch-regulated ankyrin repeat-containing protein A translates to MSQGDVSTCSAPQIVFQEAVKQGNTKELHSLLQNMTNCEFNVNSFGPEGQTALHQSVIDGNLELVKLLVKFGADIRLANREGWSALHIAAFGGHQDIVLYLITKAKYSSGAR